The nucleotide sequence TTAAACGCccaccaaaaaataaataaaacctcttAAGTGAGTcaacggcaaacaaaaaaaaaaaacgaaaatatatatatatatataaaaacggGCAACAACGGCTGAGAATAATCGATGCCGAAAACAAAGGAACATGAAATTGCTTTATTACTTAATTGCTCTTTAAGCGAAACATGGCTTTTGCCACAGGCGTTCTTATATGGCCAAAATCGCCTGGGTTCTCTATGGTCTATGGTCTATCAAAAAGGCCGTGGAGAGTGGGTCACACACTCCGATCGGCAGATATTTGCGATTTCGAGTACATTTAAATAGGAGTTAAAGCGGCATGGGATGGCTTTTGTTGATGCTGTGTGGGGAGGGGTGCGAGGGCGGTACAGAACAACACACGCGAGCGCGCCAAATTAACAGAAATCTTTGTCCAATTGAAATTGGCGAATGCGCAGGCGCCGCGCTTGTTATGCGATTGCTGCCGTGGGCTTCCAGTTTGAAGTGAAGTGGAAACGCCGGCCACATGTCGCGTCCAATTAAATTGTCATGTCGTCTTATTCGGCAGCAtgtttgcataaaattaattttgcaaaTTATCCGCCcaagccaaaacaaacaaacgcgAAATGTGAGTCCAAACAGGAGTTGGAATGGAGTTGTTTGGCTAGATGACTGAATATATTATGAAGAAAGGGAAATAGCTTGATTTCAATATGGTGGATACTACCTGGTTATGATTGGTGATTCGAAACGATTATAAACCTTAACACACACCCTTTAATTCGAATATCCTATAACTACAATATATTATAAGCTTCACATCTAAAGTagtattataaatattttgatatactACTTACATTTTAACTGACTAAAATTGCTTGAACACCTTAATGACCTCAAAATACTCAATAATTTACTCAATATTGCGTTCTGCAAACTCACCTTTCCCGTGCCAAGTTGTCTCAATCAAGTGCTATTCTCACGGTTTTTGGACCAAATTTGATTTTGCATTAATCACCTGAGGACCTACCCGCACCTCTCCCCTTGTCGTACCGAATGTCACGGTGTTTGCCTTGCCGTCAGCCTTAGTCACTCATTTTGGGTCTGGTTTTCGCAACCGTTTCTCCGTTTTTTTGGTCTGTCCGttcgtctgtccgtccgtttgtccgtaAGTCGGTGTGTGGAGCATGTCACGTCGTGGTCGGACGTGTTGGCTGCCAAATTAGCAGCAATTACATGTAATATCGGTTACACTTATTTGCATATTGATGCAATTCTCGATCTGGTCTGGTAATGGTGCTATAAATTTGCTTGGCACATGTCTCCACCAAGTCACCAGATTTGCATTTGTTTCTGTACTCAGTGTTTTGACTTGATTTGTTTAGCTTTGGCCACCTTATTGAGCTTAAGTCTTAAGTGGCACCTGCCATTTGAATTTTCTGCGCTTTTTTTGACAATGTTTGCTCAACGTCTAGACGGCGTAATGTCTTACCAATGGTTTCCACAGGCTTGTCGGAAAAATTTCAAAGTACGATTGCAATTGAGACTTGTATTTGACACTTGGATAATTTAAGGATTGGGAAATCAAAGTGGCTTTTAATTAGGAGGTCCGAAGTTACATGAGAAACATTTTTCGTAGATGTTAATTGATTGCTACATATATACTTCTTTTCTTGAATAGTTGTATAAGTAAATCCCACCGAAAGTAAGCATATTAATTTCTATAAAATTTCTTGTAACTAAATTGCCTTCGTTAACCGCAGTTATGAGTATTAACCTTTTTGATGGCTTTGACCCTTTTAACTCGATCTCTGGTAGCAATACTCAACCTTTCTATATTGATTTCGTTTATAAGCCAGGCCCGCTcctttaaaattatttgtatttcgtcTTTTAGTGGagcagaaaaaacaaaagtcaagtTTAAACCGCTTAATGCATTTAAGACACAAAAAGGCGTGTTCAATTAGCATGCAAAAAACTCGATCAACTTCAAAAAAAAGAGCTATAAAAAAGATCGAAACTACAAGCGCAGAAAATTGAACATAACGCGCCGATGGAAAATTGTTGGAAAATAAGCTGGAAAAACTCGAGCTAGGTAAATTAGCGCATAAGCCAAGGCCCCCGAGACAGCGGCAACTGCTTgttcaatttaattgaattgagaGGAACAAAAACTACAACTGAAACTAACACTAACACTAGAAAAGAAGAAAGAGTAAAACGAATTGGCTCGAGTTGAGTTAACATTATAATCGATCAAGGCAAAGCGAGGGGAAAATGCAGCTCATGCCGCACTGCACTCAATCAAATCGGACAGACGGTTAATTGATACGCACAgatcgaatatatatatatgtatatctatctATCGAGAGGTAGTATATGACCATTTAGGCCCCAGGTTCGTGCCGTTCGATGTGACCCAGAAAAGCGGAGTCAGCAAGTGCAAATATGTAGTTGGGAGGGGGGAAATAAAACGGACTGGAAAATGTGCGCCAAAAAACGGCGATAGAAAGCGGGCATGGCGAAAAAACACCTGCCAATTCGAAGCTGCGGGCTTAAATCACTCAGGCCCAAGTAATTCAAACTTGCAGTGGCTTTTAAATGCCAGAAACATCCTCGCTGTTACTTTTTTCGACTCTAATCTAATCgcaacaaatggcaaatgtgTTCTTTGGTTGCTGGATAATGCAATTCCGTTGTTGTCGGTGGATTTTATCGGCCACAGCAGATACTTTATATTAGCTTAAAATTTTATCGGCGTGTCGGTTCGCGTCACACGCAACTGGCTGTAAAAGCATTTGCGTGGCCCAAGTTTGTGTCTTGAGTAATTCGTTCGCTCAAGTTTGTGTCCTAAGTCATTCGTTGTggcatttgccattttgtCGCTCGACAAGTTTGACATTTACTCCAAACTAATTTATGCCCGGCAGTCTATTAAAATTCTGTTTATTAATTGGTACACATTTTTCCGTTCTTATCTTTGCAGAATTAAATCAGCGAATGCCAATGGTAAGTgaataaatgttttctttattcaatgatattatttaaatgagaCAAATGATTTGTAGTGGGTGATTAAATGGGAATCATCAGGTTATATAAAGTGTGTTTGTTTATTAGTTAGCAAGCTAGGTATCTTAATAGATTGCTACCGCTTTCAAAGGCTTACATTAAATGCCTTACTTTCCCATAAGAACTTTACGACCAAAATTGTTATCCATCCAATATCTCACATCTTCTAAAAAAAAGCCTGATGTTTTTTTGCCACGTCTGATTAATTAGCCAAGCCAAGTCAGGTCAGGTTTTTTGTTACCTCTGCTCATCATCGAGGGTCTTGCCTTCtctttgcattttcatttccatttttaattgcataattCTGCCATGGCATGCAATTCAAAGAAATCTTTCGTTCTGGGGACCTCagctcccttttttttttggtgtgccaacattttaatttgttttctgCGACTGGCGTGGAAGGAAGGTAAACTAACAAAATGAAGACAAATTTTTGACGACAATGCATGAACTTCACGTTCGTGCCACAAATCAgagatgctgctgctcctcctgcggCAGTTGAAACCGAAATCGAGAGCCATGAGTATTATATATGGCTCCAGGCTACGTGCTGGCAAAAACTTTCGAGTAAAAGAAAATTTGTAGACAAATTAAGGCAGAGGCAAAACAATTGTCATGGCCGCAGACTTCGTCAAACACGTTTGAAAATCGTGCAAAATGGCTAGAGGAGGGCTGGAGGACTCTTTCTGCTATTTGATTTAGTTGCTCGATTCTGGCGAGTCTTTCAGCATTCAGCAGTAGGCGAATTTTTGACATCCGATCCCTTTTCAGGTCGAAATCTTTCCCTTTCTTCAGCTCACTCCCTTTCTTCCGGAGGCTTGGCGCCAATTTCACCGTCCGTCTTGTGGGCCCGACAATCGACATGCAGGACAAATTGTTGACGGCATTTAATGTCACAGCAGCCAATTAGCTGTCCCCATGAAAATGCTCGTTTCTTGttggtttccttttttttctttggttggtttgtttatttgtattttgccaaaaagtttttgttaCCCACTTGttggggttttttttatataattttcgTTGGTGGTACGCACGGCTGCATGTTGATCCAAgctaaaaaagaaacaaaccgAGAAACAAACAATCGCCACAAATCGTTAAACTGTCAGCAGCTTTTAAAGCGCGTGATTATGTCCAAGTCACCGTTGAGAGTTGAGAGACAAGCGCCAGTTGCCacagagtttttttttcggatttttttCAAGTCTTTTTTTGCGTCGAAAGAgaaaattttcaattgccCAAAAATGCACATTTAAGTGGTGTTTATTTGttgcaacatttttttgcAAAGGTGAAAAAGTGGGGACTGAATTGAACTGAGTTTTTATGGGAGTCTGTAAAAATGGTTAGacattaaatttgttttttatgaaGTTAGCTAAAAATGTGTCgaaaatgtatattatatacatgAGTAGTGTTTATATCTGTGCACATGTTTCGAAATTACCTAATTATCTACACAATGCTGGAATAAGAATGTAAAAAACTTACAAGAAAGAAACAAAGGATTtccaatttgcatatttcagcAATCGCAATTAGCCATCACAGCAAATGGCAATTGCAACATTCGATGGTGTCAATTTACTTGGGAGCTCTTTGAAATTATCTTTGAACAGCAGCCAACGTGTCGTATGCGTAACATGGTCTTAATTATGCATACAAAGAACTCACAGTAACCGAGCagtacaaaaaaataaataaataaataaatgaaaaatactAAGTGACATTGCATTAAACGGGTAAGACATAGCACCGCGATTGGCATTATCTATCCGACTATTAAGACTTCATTACACATGTCATATTTGCCATTTGCGCAGCAaacagtaaaaataaaaatccaaataGCACACATTAAATTCCAAAGCCAAAGTGCTCGTtaatttttcgtttatttatttttgattttgtccGCTTTTCATCTGAGCAAAAGTCGACTgcgaaatattttgttaacaaCAATTTGCCGCTTGCAGTTTCCCTGCTGCCGTTCTGGTGACTGCGATAAGCAGGCGAAGATAAGACAGCCGCTATAGCTGTTAAAATGCAGTATGGCACAGTGATCCATAAAGTAGTATGAGTTCAGAAGATATTTTCGTAATATACATTCAGTACATTTCTGGGCTATCTACCACTGTGCTGCAGCATTGAGAAACCCCGAAAGAAATCGTAAGTGCAATGCAGTTGCAGTCGCAGCTCAGTGCAACTTGCATCGGCTCGATTCAGCTGAGTTAGCTGTGCAGTAGCCGCGGCAACATCGTTAACACGGCGCAAAAACAGCCATTAAAGCCAAGTTTCAGTTGGAGCTGGGTCTCTGGATCTTGGAGCTGGGTCTCTTGGAGTCTGCGACTTGTGTTTGCCGCATTGGTGACATGCACAAAATGCATGTATATGAGCACCTACGTACGATAACTTCGGTTCGGGGGTAATAATCGCCGCAGTCAAAACCATTGCTGCTGGACATTCGCTTAGCCGAAGTACGTAAATCATAAGCATAAAACAGACTTCGACTCCAACTTCGCCATGCAaggtgcactgagaaaaaattgTACGCTTTGAAAGTAGTTTATACGTTTCTTAGAACAAATTGAGTTTGGCGTAGCgatttattttgtatgtttaattgttttataattttgtattttatcaAGCTAAGTTTCTCTTACTTCTGGCATATTTCTGCCAGTGCACATGGAACTGCATTATGCATGTGCATAACTTGGGAAACCATCGCTGCCGTTGCGTATGCTCCACGCTAATTAGCTGAATCGCCCCAAGTGGCTCCGAGTGGCACCATCTTTTCCAACTTAATGAGAGTGAAAGGCgagttaaaatatataaaaactaaatacaCACATTTGCAAGCGACTCTAGGCAAATTAAACGGCGATGAGTTGGAAAGTCGAGACGATGGCCGTTGTGGTTCGGATGTTGAGAACAGGTCCACCGCGTTTACAACCAGCAATTATACGTGTTTGCCTACTGCGATTCTCAATGAGCGTTTGGCGTCAGTTGTCTATAAATTATGAGCTTAATGACGTCCAGGGTTTTATGGAATCCCGGCTATTTGGATTTTGAGTGCCTTCAAACGCTCGGTTgagtcacacacacacgggaGCTCCCATTAACCTTCCCATGCCCGCCTGGGCATTATGAGATCACATGTGCTGATAGCGAAAAGGAGAaacatttggcattttcggcattttggctggctggctgctgctgctgccactgcggAAAACCACTCGGTGGTGCAGCGGTGCAGTGGTGCAGCGGTGCAGTTTGTTTGCCACCTCGCTGCCAGTTGACAGCCGTTTAATTTacgctttgtttgtttgtttgtttctgtCTTTTGTTTGCGTCCTGAGGTGAATGTTTGATTTATAGCCCGATTATAAACCGAAATGTCATAGATATCTGCTGCGTTCGAATTCGGCTTGGATTCGATAGACTATCGTTCCCTAAAATATAGGAAACGAAAATCatcaaattaatatttgataCTATTACCTAAAAAGTAATAAGGATGAGTTTAAAAATTTGCCAACCCAACTgcacaacattttttttggctatttATAAAACTAATCCACATTCCTTTGGCTGATTTcccaatattttttaatgaagcAAGTGTCACAGATAATCCACACAAATGGCAATTGTAATTTTCGTTCAATATATACTCTTTCGCAATTATCGCTGGCCAGCGGACAACGTGTCGTATGAGTAACatgattttaattaagcaaacagAAGATAACGACCTCGTGGCTAACCCCTCTATGAATTCCCCTTGCAGGTGGCCGCCCGCAGCCTTGGTGGTGTCGCAATAACCGAAACGGTGGCCAAAATCGATCGCCCATCTCGATCAAGCACTCGGCGGACAGCATCCGGCGGCCCACGAGCAACTCCGGCGTTTGGACCTGGCTGGGCGGCAGTCGTCGCTCCTCCGCCGGTCCCGACCAGATCGGTCCGCCGTCGACGTCGCCGGCGGAGAACCACTATACCCACATGGACGATGCCTACAGTCCGGTGGGCGTGAGCGAGGCGCTCTACGCGGAACTGGATCGCGAGTCCGTGCGATCCGCCAATCCCTCATATCAGAATACGGCCTACAGTCAGTGTGGCGAGGTGGGTAGCgcaaataaagtaaaataatagTTGGTAAATTGGTTTAATACCTACAGCCCAATTCATGACAGAAATTCAGTAATAATTCAGAAAATAATCCTGCAATCCACCCTTCATTACAGAAATACAATTACCAGGGCCACGAGCAGGACATTCCCATGGTGGTCTCCTCGGCACCCAGCAGTGCTTACTATTCGGATCTGTCGGTGACCGCGATGCCCGGCGGAGCGAGTGGCAGTAATCAGGGCGCCTACGAGATTGTCGGACTGAACGTGATGTCCCAGCCGCTGCCCAACTGGGATCATCATGGCGGAGGAGTGGGAGGTGGCGGTGTTGTGgctgcaggagcagcagccgccATCCTtggaggcggtggtggtgggggcAATGGCCTTACGCCGGGCGAGGCTGCGGCGATGACGCAACGACGAGGTCCTCGACTGGCGGCCATCAACGAGACGAGCACCAGCACAGTGCCCTCGGACTATGTCTAAATGGAGTAAGCGTTTAAATACAAACATAATGTGAAATGTTCAGCGAGCTTAACATGTTAATAGGATATAGAAGTACGTTATATACACCCCACAGATCTAAGGTTAAATTTACATAATATTTAACACTGGCATACCATAGTGTTTAGTGTTTAGCATGGACTTGTGTCTTTGGTTAATGTCTGAAATTATAATCTGTACCCGTTGCCGATATTGGGATATATTTATACACACTTACAAGGCAAGAATGTATTATATGTCTAGTTTTTATGTAGTCTCTAAGCAACGATTTAATCGTGGGTGATATTTAGCCTAAAAATATGCTATATTCTTATGTTCTACGtactttaaacattttctaaaaatgtaaaaacgACAACAAACGCATTTTTTCATAGGCTTAGAacgagtgaagtgaacgcgaTGGACAAGAAATCGTATTTCCCCCCAGGATCAGTACACGCAAATATAGAAACGATATATACATACGAATACAACATATTTATACACTCAATATTTACAGCagccgaaaaaagaaaacgcaTTTAGCTCACCAACATATATAactatacaaatatatatctataacAATAACTGAAGAATCATATTTACAACGATTTTAATGCAACAGATTTCACCATATTTACCGGGGGAAATGATCGTGGCACGTCATATCATTTACCACAccattatacatatgtatgcaaagCTATCTATATACTATACCATATACAATAAACAGACTCACGACCTTTAGCAGATGTACTTTAGTTTTTAGTGGTCCGCGGCAGGAAGCGAATCCTCTGCCGATTTATTTagtaacacacacacacacacacacaattccTGTACATTATTGTTTTAgttgaaaatataattaaacaattattgATATTTACATTCTGAATCCCAAAAGGAAATGGTTCTTTATTGGAGTATTTATTTGTCGATACAGTAAGTACAATAGTACTCTTAAAgtatataatttcatttttaaccGAGTAAAAGGTTTTAGTTCATAAAAAATAGGTAAtaagaaaacaattttataaattcaACAAACTTAAAGTTTAAGAAACAAACAgaacgaaacaaaaaactatAACTACACTTCATAAAAGAATATGCACTTTACCCTTTACTTCCTGATTTGGATAACTTGGCATATTCTCAAACGTGAATAACTTAAACCAAAGTTTATTGCAAAACTCCCCGTATCCTTATACTTCCTGATTTATTGTCAGTATTCGAAGTTATTGTCGTTTACTTAAAGTGTAAGTTGCAAATGTGACTATAATACTAAACGTCTTTTACCCTAATCTTCCTGATATTTTCGTTGTTAAGGGTAAATTGACATACATAAATGGTAAGAAACTAAAAGTGCAgtttctttaaaataattcaCTTTACCCTACACTTCCTGATTAGTGTTATTAAGGGTTATTGTCTCCATTCATAATCTCTTCTTGTTTTGTTAACATTATTTGGGGTTATCGTCATATACTTGTACCTTCCACCTTCTGATTTATTGTCATTAACTTATACCCTACACCATAAGATTTATTGTCGTTATTGCGGGTTGTTGTCATATTAATTAGTTTCTTGATAAGATAGAAAAACTACAGCTTATTAATTAATGCCATTTACCCTAAACTTCCTGATTTGTTAACGTTATTAAGGGTAAAATGGCATGTATTTGTGCCATTAGAAACTAAGACtagtttattaaaaattgCCTCTTCCCTGCTCTTCTAATTCGTTATCGTAATAAATCCCTCAATAAAGGAGGtatgtaaatattaattaagttgTGAGTCAAGTAAAATACGATATGAATGTTGTACTTTCCACTGAACCTAAAATAGAAATATGTTAACTTCTTTAACCCATGCTAGTCAGTTGCAGCAGAGCACAAGCGGTCTGCTGATTATCCCCCGATTCGTGGACCTTGCGATGGGTGCGCAAGGCAGAGGGTTGTATAAATTTCTTGCCGCAAACGTGACACTCAAAGTTCTTTTCGCCAGTGTGGGTCATTTCGTGATATTTTCGCGTGTCGGTGGTGGCAAATTTCTTTTCGCAATAGCTGCAGGCATAATCTCGTGCCTTCTCGTGGATTGCGCGGATATGTTTCTTAAGACTCGTTGAGCTGTTGCAAACTTTGGGGCAATCCTTGCAGGACCAGGTCCTTTCCAGAGTATGATAGTTGATATGCAGTCGCAGTTCGTTTTTGGTCGTCTTCTTGAGACCACAGTAGGGGCAACTAAAGTTCTTTATGCCCTGGTGACGCATCATGTGGATCTTGAGTTTCTCCGTGCTATAGAATCGCATAGAACATTCCGGCAGTTCGCAGGCATATGGCAATACCAGCTGGTCACCGTGTGTGAACCGATGCTGGCTTAGGGCAGAGCCAGTCTTGAACACCCGACCACAGAACTCGCACATATGGGTCTTCAAAGGCTTGCCAATGTCGTGAGCCTTGCTTTGGTGGTATTTCAGCGAGGCCTTGTGCCGGTACATCCTGTTGCAGCCCTCCTCCTCGCAGACAAACCGCATGCCCACTTCCGAGTGCTCTAGCTCGTGCTGCCTGAGGTTCTCGAATCGGTTGAAAGCTTCCTCGCATCCGGGCTCAGTGCAATGATACAGCATGTGTCCCTGGTGTTCCTTCTTGTGCAGAATCAAGCGTTTCTCCTCTCGAAACTCGTCGGCGCACAAGTCGCACTTGTATGTGGTCAATGGCGGCTCCTGAAATCATTGAATACAACTTAACTTACACTCCTGTTTAAACCTTAAACCCAAACTCACTTCCAAAGCTTTCTTTTCCGTTTCCGGGGGTTGCTGGACATTTTCGGTGAAGGTATGGAATACCAAGGTTGGCGGTGCCTGTTCAGCGACTATTGGGGTATTTTGTGCACTCAAATTGGTATCACATATAATCATCTCCGGCGGCTCCAATAGAAGTTcttccagctccagctcctctTCCTCATCTTCATCGACCTCGTAAACAGGTTTCCTGCGATCTATTTTCTTCCAAGTTACCAGACTTTTAGAACGCCACTTATTGTCGGCTATAATGCAAAGTGCTCGGAAGGAGTGGAACTTCTCCAGAAGCTCGTAGCACTCCGAGCAAATTTCGCTGGGCAAAATATCCTGGTCATCAGGATCCACCACCAAATTTGTGCACTCCGAAAATTTGACGGCGAGATATGGATGGTGCAGCAAATTGTAGGCCTCGTCGTCTCTAGCCACATCGCTGGAGCATACGCGGCATTTGTCCAGGTGTCCCATTAAGTGGTTGAATCAAAGTTATTGAGacctttttttaaattcacaagaaaaaatatttttctgtgtCCTGTCTGCCGTTTTTTCTTATCGCTGTTGTTTGTATACTAAACAGCTGATAGGGCTGGCAAAAATACCGCTGATAGCAATAGTGATGGCAAATAATAGCGTGAGTTGGAAGgggttaaataaatatagtataaatgtttaaaaatatctacTGTAAGCATACCACAAATAAtgttaaatacatttatatttttaatccTTGCACGtacaataaatgaaattaatcgTGACTTAAAACAGCTTGTTACTCGTGGCACATCTCTAGCACCCTGTGCTAAAGTCACATCTCTAATGGGGGGTGTATAAAAAGTTGTGCTGTTGcagtttgttatttatttttttccagcaCAACAATGGATAATTCCAATGGAATCCACTACATTGAGCTAACCCCAAATCCCATACGATTTGATGCTGTCAGCCAACTAACCAATGTGTTTTTCGATGACTCCAACAAGCAGGTATAGTTAAAACATGTTAAAAATCCATGTTGATGATGGCTAAAAATCTATATCTGTAAAGATATTTGCTGTTCGGTCTGGAGGAGCTACTGGTGTGGTGGTCAAAGGTCCTGGATCTCCCGACGATGTCGTCATCTCCTTTTGCATGAGCGACCGTGGCGGTGCCATAAGGTCCATTAAGTTCTCGCCGGACAACCAAATCTTGGCCGTTCAGCGAAAGGAGAATTCCGTGGAGTTCATATGTTTTCAGGGAGATCAGCCTCTGCTGCAGGACATCATTACCCACCAGGTGAAGACTCTGATCCATGGCTTTGTTTGGGTCCACAATCGAGAGGTGGCCCTGATTTCGAATACCGGCGTGGAGGTCTACACCGTAGTTCCTGAGAAGCGACAGGTGCGCTCTGTGAAATCCCTGAGCATTGGCATCAAGTGGTTCGCCTGGTGCTGCGATGCCAATGTGGCTCTACTGTGCACCAGCGAAGGAAACTCCCTGATTCCGGTGCTGGTCAAGCAGAAAGTAATCACCAAGCTGCCCAAAGTGGACTGTAAGTAATCCTTTTGGGTTAAAATCCTTTAAAAGCGTTTTAATCTTTCCTTTCAGTGGGCAATCCAAGTCGCGATGTCCAGGAGAGCAAGGTCACCTTAGGCCAAGTTTACGGCGTGCTGGCTGTGCTTATCCTCCAGTCAAATAGCACCACCGGACTGATGGAAGTCGAGGTGCACTTGCTCAATGGACCGGGCTTGGCTCCACGCAAGTGCCATGTGCTCCGCTTAAGTCTGCTTGGTCGCTTCGCCATCAACACGGTGGATAATCTGATTGTGGTGCACCATCAAGCTTCGGGCACTTCGCTGCTATTCGACATCTCCCTGCCCGGAGAGGTGATCAATGAAATAACCTATCATACACCCATAACTCCAGGGCGCTCCATCAAACCGTTTGGCCTGAAACTGCCCTCACTTTCGCCTGATGGACAAATCTTGCAGTGCGAGTTGTGTAAGTTCTTTAAATATCCAAAAAGTTACTTTATTTGACACTTATACCCATGCAGATTCCACGCACTGGGTACTGTTCCAGCCAAATATTGTAATCGATGCCAAGTTGGGTTGCATGTGGTTTTTGAACCTCTGCATTGAACCATTGTGCCAACTGATTTCGGATCGCATTCGACTTACAGAATTCCTGCTGCAACGCAGCAATGGCAAGCAGATGCTATTAAAAGTCATTGGACAATTGGTAGATGATCAGTATAAGGGAACTCTATTGCCAGTCCTAGAGACCATCTTCAGTCGGATTAACAAGATCTATGCGTAAGTTAAAGACGTTATTTTcatcaatatatatttattacattatGCATGGTATACTTTAGGTCTTGGGTCCAGTTGGAGCTGCAAAATCAAACCGCTCAACCGTCGAACGTAAAAACTACTACCCTGAAACAGAGCACACCGCCCATTGTGCTCATTGAGCAACTGGATATGGTGCAAATCTTTCAGCGCATAGCTCGTCGCCCGTACACGGAATCCATATTGATGCTCTACCTGCAATCCCTGAACAAGTTCAACATTGCCGCCCAGGAGGAGCTGAGCAAGATGATCATCAGCGAGCTGATCTCCAATCGCAGCTTCGACACCTTGCGACGCTTGGTCAGCTATTCAATGCTGCTGGAATCCAAGTCGGTGGCTTGCTTTTTGTTGTCGCATTCAAATGTGGATACGGCGATATCCCAGGTGGCCATCGATATGCTGGGCAGGATTGAAGCACATGAGGTGGATATAACTATAATTAGATATTTTTACTAAGATGTATGAACTAACAATATTTTTTAGATCATCATTGAAGTAATGCTGGGTCAAGGCAAAGTTATTGATGCCTTAAGGCTGGCTAAGAATTCAATGGGTCTGGAAAAAGTGCCAGCTCGCAAGTTTCTGGAGGCGGCTCATAAGACAAAGGATGATCTAATATTCCACAGCGTATACCGCTTTTTCCAAATGAGAAACCTGAAACTTTATGAAACCCTATCTTTTCCCAAGGGTAAGCTAATTTGTAATCTTGAATTGCGGCATCACTTTTTAAACCTTTGAATTTCTTATTTAACAGCTGAACAATGCACGGAATTCATACAGCATTATAATAACACTTTTCCTGCTGATAATCCTACCAGACAGCCTGTAAGCTAAAGGAAAAATGGCAATTTGtgattaatataatttaaagtgTGCTTTAGAAAGTATAAACATACTGAAGTATAAACATACTTTTGTATTGAATTGTAAATATATCCAATTGAAA is from Drosophila melanogaster chromosome 3L and encodes:
- the CG42747 gene encoding uncharacterized protein translates to MADIYQDASTTLRSVFPNSRLDSLAGVDRRMESQLPGPPDADAVTTASSIGYNPLNDDDWWANAIEVDTFDSPLAFDASENGLWNGHFVPPPPRPPFLDESVAADGLTTCDLCTWAWQRNAYSLDGSIETAGELGWAFTLIIVSIISALIGAIVMVIVLRCRRIKSANANGGRPQPWWCRNNRNGGQNRSPISIKHSADSIRRPTSNSGVWTWLGGSRRSSAGPDQIGPPSTSPAENHYTHMDDAYSPVGVSEALYAELDRESVRSANPSYQNTAYSQCGEKYNYQGHEQDIPMVVSSAPSSAYYSDLSVTAMPGGASGSNQGAYEIVGLNVMSQPLPNWDHHGGGVGGGGVVAAGAAAAILGGGGGGGNGLTPGEAAAMTQRRGPRLAAINETSTSTVPSDYV
- the CG10147 gene encoding uncharacterized protein, isoform B, whose product is MGHLDKCRVCSSDVARDDEAYNLLHHPYLAVKFSECTNLVVDPDDQDILPSEICSECYELLEKFHSFRALCIIADNKWRSKSLVTWKKIDRRKPVYEVDEDEEEELELEELLLEPPEMIICDTNLSAQNTPIVAEQAPPTLVFHTFTENVQQPPETEKKALEEPPLTTYKCDLCADEFREEKRLILHKKEHQGHMLYHCTEPGCEEAFNRFENLRQHELEHSEVGMRFVCEEEGCNRMYRHKASLKYHQSKAHDIGKPLKTHMCEFCGRVFKTGSALSQHRFTHGDQLVLPYACELPECSMRFYSTEKLKIHMMRHQGIKNFSCPYCGLKKTTKNELRLHINYHTLERTWSCKDCPKVCNSSTSLKKHIRAIHEKARDYACSYCEKKFATTDTRKYHEMTHTGEKNFECHVCGKKFIQPSALRTHRKVHESGDNQQTACALLQLTSMG
- the Bulli gene encoding bulli, coding for MDNSNGIHYIELTPNPIRFDAVSQLTNVFFDDSNKQIFAVRSGGATGVVVKGPGSPDDVVISFCMSDRGGAIRSIKFSPDNQILAVQRKENSVEFICFQGDQPLLQDIITHQVKTLIHGFVWVHNREVALISNTGVEVYTVVPEKRQVRSVKSLSIGIKWFAWCCDANVALLCTSEGNSLIPVLVKQKVITKLPKVDLGNPSRDVQESKVTLGQVYGVLAVLILQSNSTTGLMEVEVHLLNGPGLAPRKCHVLRLSLLGRFAINTVDNLIVVHHQASGTSLLFDISLPGEVINEITYHTPITPGRSIKPFGLKLPSLSPDGQILQCELYSTHWVLFQPNIVIDAKLGCMWFLNLCIEPLCQLISDRIRLTEFLLQRSNGKQMLLKVIGQLVDDQYKGTLLPVLETIFSRINKIYASWVQLELQNQTAQPSNVKTTTLKQSTPPIVLIEQLDMVQIFQRIARRPYTESILMLYLQSLNKFNIAAQEELSKMIISELISNRSFDTLRRLVSYSMLLESKSVACFLLSHSNVDTAISQVAIDMLGRIEAHEIIIEVMLGQGKVIDALRLAKNSMGLEKVPARKFLEAAHKTKDDLIFHSVYRFFQMRNLKLYETLSFPKAEQCTEFIQHYNNTFPADNPTRQPVS